ACTTCAGTCTCTTTCATGGATAACTTCCCATGGTTTAGCCTGAGCCTCCAAGTACACCCTTAAGCTTCTTCACCAGAGCAGCATCAAGGAAAGTGGTTTGTACTATCAATGGTGTGGGGAAACTACTTTTGAACAAAGCGAAGTCCAGAATTTGTAGACCAGGATTGGAGCTACTGAAGCTTACAATTGCCAGGGCTGAAGATTTGCCTGCATTGATTTGGAAATGAAGCAAGCCTTGAGGGAATGCCATAACATCCCCCTTCTTAAGAGTTTTGAGGTAGACAATGTTGGCAGAAGAAATGAATCCAGCTAGGATGCTCCCTTCAATTACAACAAGTAATTCTGAAGCTCCAGGATGAGTGTGAAGTGGTATAACTCCACCTGCTGCTAAGTCCAAACGTGCTGCGGAAATGCCAAGACCGTTGAGACCAGCAAACTGAGCATCAAATGCAGGGGTCACTGCAGCTTTGATAATGTTTGAGGTGTTACCAGCAATGCCAAGGCCACTGTAAGCAAAATCATCTGCTGTGACCTTTGAAGGCTTCTTGCAGGAATATCCTGCAGGTCCAATAGGACCTGCATAATCTGCAACACAGAAATCTAGGACAGAAGCAtgggagaaagagagaagagaaaaaatgaggGAGATAATGAGAATCATCGTTTATTGTAGATTGGTATGTTCTCAACTTAACTCTGAAGTAGTATTGATAAGGGGTTTGGTTACATTATATATTGTTAGAGCGGGGAGGGCATGGACCTCTTTTTTACCATTGCCATTGATTGAATTGCTTCAATATGGTTTAAAATGGATAGATTTTTCTCACCTATATCTATAAACGACAGAATTTGAGCTAGGATTGATGCATGTGAATGTCAACTTTTTCCCTAGATAACAACAAGGACCTACTTTTTGTTTGAATGCAATGGAAAACAGGCATCTTTCGAGTATCTTCTTTTACTGTAAAAGATATTATTTCTTCATGTGGTCAGTTGCTCTAATTTGCATGCGTGATTATTGGTACTGACTTAAACTCAAATCTCCTTCTGGTTAATGTGGTTCTTTTTAATTCCGGGTCAATCTGTCTTAAGTGAACATTGAACAAACATGCTCATTGTGATATTCATATTTATGCAGAACTTAGTAATGGACGAATAGAGATAACAGTAAAAGCACTGGGGGTTTAAGGGTAAAAGTGAAAATGTAATATTTGGacacaacaaaatttaaatccATTGACAATTTTTCGTCTAATCTTTGTAGTGTTTTGTagccaaatatatttttattttcctaaccTTAACATTATCAACTACTCAACCAATAGATTGTTTTGTGGCATTATTATCTACAATCTATTTTCATCAACTAGAGTTTCCATTGAGTAGTGTTATGTTTCCTCATCTCAACTTGTGTCTAGATTAAGTGATCAAACAGATGAAATCACAAAATCAATTAGGGAAAAGGATTGCCGAGTCAATAAAGGGGGTTTGGGTAGTTATTTTGTATATCTAATCTCAGTGCCGCCAttgtaccaaaataaaaatatagtattagtagtgaatttgatttttaattatacttcTAGGACTAGATGGGGTGAACAATTAAACTTATCTTTACTATTTGAAACAACCGGTACACGTGccacaattactttttactatCCTAAATGGAATCATTTAAGGACTGAACCTGCTGATTGTTATACAAAGTTGTTTATTCCGTTACTATTAATTCGAGTTGGGGTCTACTTAAGTGAAAcagttattcaaattttaccatgtccaaaaaacattttctctTCTCGACTACTCAATCATGATCTGTAAATGATGGGAAAATACCATGAGCCTTCTGTAACACTCAACATGTTCAACAGACAGCCTCTGAACGAAATAAATTACATTGGTATTTTCCACAGGTTCATATTTGAATGACTCTTATGGTGCCCTGAGGATCATAAGCAAATGATTAGTTAGCTAGTAGCCGGTAATCATGTCAAAATATCAACTATTCAATGATTTGGGGGGgaggaaagaaaatagaaaaaaggtgAAGTGCATTTCAGATCAGATCCTCTACACTTACTATTTATGTTATCCAAATGAGCTAACTCAAGAATggacattcatttttttttttacttttctactTACCAAACCACTGAAACCAGAGTGTAAATGTAATGTTAAATGTTATCCAGATGTATAGGATATGTAGTAAAAAATGAAGAACATATGGTCCACAttgcaaaagaaagaaattaagggcataaaaagacattttGACAGCTATCCCTTCTGTAAGTCTTGTTTACGTGGACATATATATGCGGTTGGCTTAAATTCCCCATCTTCTAGGGAACCTGGCAAAAAAGTCTACTTGTTGTTGTGTCCCGTGACTTGCAACTGAAGAATGAAAGATCttcatataatttaatcatCTTTGCatcccttgctcttggtcaatGGTCCCTCCTACAATGGCAAAGCGCTTCAAAATACTAAGGATAAGGTTCTCATTGACGAATCAATAGTGGCCATTCACTACCTACCAAATTCAACAAAAGGGTGGCTTTGATATCATTTTCATTGTCATAACGTCAATGTCCTTGTCGATTGCGTCTCTGAGATATTGCCAAGAGAAGCACTGCATGACTGCTAAAATTGTCAGAGATGATGAACCCAAAATAGATCTCTCAAGAAAAAAGGTGCAGGTTTCTCATATGTGTACAAATTATTCATGAGGCCATGCACGTTCCTTACCTTACCTAtgtcttccatttttttaaatccgttgagttaaaaaaattcaatgattCTACAGTCTAGCAGAAAGAAATCATCGTGCGGTAACTGACATTAGAAATTGATTGAATAGGCAAATAAAAAATCAGGACGTAGAGGATGTATGAATTATTTCTTAATTAGGGAAAAGTGGAGTGCTGAGTACATGTACCACAAGAGCATATACACTATAAACACTAATATGTCTTAGACAAGTCACAATATTTTCCACATTCAGTTTGGAgggatatttattaatataagaaGATATGAATTATCATTTGTCGTATTTTTATGTCGGGTCACATTATTTGTGGTACAAGAAATGGAgggatatttattaatataaggaGATATGAATGATCATTTGTCGTATTTTCGTATCGGGTCACATTATTTGTGGTACAAGAGTTGATAAATCATTAAACACAGAACCCAAAATTAAGACTACAGACATGTAAGATACATCATTGGAAATTGCTCTCTCCACCCAGCAAATAGGGGTGGATAAACGGACCCAGGTCCATGGACTAGCACGGGAGGCTCGCGGTCCGCGTGGGtaacaaactaatttttttaaacgatCCATGGTTATGTCGTATTTTTGGGTCCGCCCCGCTTAACCCACGGACTAGTGCATTTTTTGGccttattacaattaattttgatttaataatgtattttttttacatatataaattttaaataaaaatcataggtttcataaaaatttatatatgtaaacaaattaattattagatcaaaattaattggtataaaatttattatataaatttatatgtgtattaaatatatattaaaaattttaaatgttatatatagtgacattaataatgttataacataattgatcaattaatttaattaattagagcGTGTGCTACATATTTGAGTCCTATATGAGATTCTGTGAAACCTTAAAGACTTCTTAATGGAACAAAGTTTGTGGCAGAAAAAACTTAGATGATTAACAAATTAGACAAGTTAGAATGTATCAAGTTACTTTTAgttcaaaaaaatcatttagaaCAATGTAAATATGTAGATCAAACAAGAGAGTTctcattattatcatttttttcaggGCAAATAgcttatgttattttattctaAATGAAATACCGAATACAAATaggaatgaaattaaaatgtgCATACTGGCATAAGATCTAAACATCCTAACAAGTATACGAGTCACCTGATTTGCTTCTCTTAAACTCAACTAAAGAGTTTTGGATGTTATGAACATTATATAGAAAGCCAAATggacattaaaaatttaaaattaagggCGTACGTGCACTTAGATAGTTACTTAATTTGTTTAGGTTGTTCCGTTGAGGAAAGGATAATCCGTGTAGCCTATAACAGGATCTTGAGTGTAAAATGTGTTCCTGTTATACTTTGTGAGAGGTGCATGAAGCTTGAGCCTTAAAACCAAGTCTGGATTGGAGATGAAAAGACGACCATAGGAAACCAAGTCAGCATGGCCTTGAGCAACAGCTTCCATTCCTGAGTCCCTAGTGAAAGCACCACTACACATCAATGTTCCCTCATAAGCCTCTCTCCATTTCTCCATCAAATGAGCTTCTTCCTTTTCACTCACTGACCCGGTTTGCGCCAAGAGTGTGAACCGAGGCTGAGTAACATGAAGATAAGCGAGTTTTGTGCTCACTTGTTTCTGCAAATTGTTGAGTCTCTCAATCACTGCTAAGCCTAGCCCAAGTGGGTCAGAGTCAAAGCCATCATTGAAATCAATTGCTGGTGAAATTCTGAGACCAACTCTTTCCGCTCCAATTGCAGAGACAATAGCTTCAACCACCTGCGTTAAGAACCTGCACCGGTTTTCTAGTGATCCACCATATTCATCTGTTCTATCATTGATTGCATCCTTCAAGAATTGATCAATGAGATACCCATGTGCTCCATGAATCTCGATTCCATCAAAACCTGTATATATATGCCACATAACATTTCATCATATATGCATGCCTTGATAGTTTAATAGtaagaattaatataaaaaagtactAGTAGATGTTATTGaaacaaattaactaataatataatgaaTTACCTGCTCGAATTGCATTAATAGCTGCTTGGCGATAATGGTGCACTATTTCAGATATCTCAGAGGTGGTAAGAGCATGAGGCTCTGGGTAGAAGCCATGGGAGCCATCGGGCATCAGAATTTTCCACTTGTCTGATATGGGTTTGCTGGTGGACGAAATGGGTGCAGCCCCACCAGGCTGATACACTGTTTCACAAGTAAAGCAATCAATGAAAGTGCAAAATTCTGAGTGAACAAACACAGATAACTGAAAAACTGAATGTCATACCAtatcaaaaacataattaaggaTGTTATGATATACGCACATATTTGTGTGCAAAATTAAGAATGGAGTTCACCACCAACCCTTTTGGTATATTAAGTGTGTGTTTAAATGAGTGttgagaaaattgattttgaagtaaaatttagtataattttgttttctatcaGAGAAGATACTTAAAGTTATTTAAtctcaaaatcaaatataaattattttccattgtaaaattaaacatatgaaaaatttcttaaaatcaaTTATGCAAGTGAAATCAATCACACactaaaatttaagaataaaattttcatacaaTACAATGCAAACAAAAGctatgaaattattattattattattataaccgATTAGAATCAGTTATGTaagaatctaaaaaaaaagGACACCAAATTGAGGGTTAGAATAATTAAGGGGCATGGATGAATGTTACCTGGATGTGAAGCACGGCCAACATGCCAGAGTTGACAGAAGATAATGCTGCCTTTGGCATGCACGGCGTCCACTACATTTCTCCATGCCTCTACTTGTTCATCTGAATATATCCCGGGAACATGAGGAAATCTGCATGTGATCAAATTAAAGTGTTCTTAATTACTGATCAATCACAGCTTCTATATATCTGTAAGAAAATATAGTAGTAgtaaataaagaaagaagaaatgcAATACCCAGAAGAAGTGGGAGAGATCAAGGTGCCTTCAGTGATGAGGAATCCACCTAGTGTTGATCTTTGAGTATAGTATTGAGCATGCGCTGGCAATGGAATCCCATTGAGGGCTCTGCATCTGGTCATGGGAGCCAATACCACCCTATGAGAGAGGTTGAATTTCCCCATCTTGTATGGAGAAAATAAGGTAATGGAGTTATCTGCCATTGTTCTAGTGTCGATTGATATGTTGAATTATGCAATCAATCAAGGATCAACTTTGTTATATATACTCTATACTGCATGGGATATATTATATTCATTGGGAACTCACGCGGTTTGACTTCCACGTACGTGTGGTCGATTCGCCACGTTCATATTGTTTGTTATTTATTAATGGCAAAATATTAGTAAGACTATTCTGTCATCATGCATGATGTAACTTTTCTTTTCAACCCGCCAGCCTCTTAATCAATTCCTGCGCCTACACTAATACCTACCCTAAAGATCATTTCTGTTTGAGctgatattaattaataaatgaattaaaataaaaattacgttAAATTTGTATAcaaattcaataataaaattaaaattttagtataaTAGTAGAATTACTTTTAAACATAGAAGatttattaaactttaaaaagcatctatatttatgcttaaaaaattattatagattacttttaaatgtttttatccaATTTTGAAAAAGTAATATACAGTAGTATTTGACTtaactttttcctttcttttatatccttatttttaaaataagaaattgagtgaaacatatttatgtgataattaattttgatcaaataattaactttttttatatatataaattgtaaataaaaaccataggtttaataaaaatttatatatgtaaaaaaatacattattaacataaatttattaatgtattttttgaccttattataattaattttgatctaatgtatttatatatatgtatatatatatattaaataaaaatcataagtttCATTTACGAttcatatatgtaaaaaaattaattatcagatcaaaattaattattacaaaatttattaggtaaatttatatgtgcattaaatatacattaaaattttagtgttatatataacgatattaattattttataacataattgatccAATAACTCAATTGGTTAGAGTCACCGTGTATCGCAATTTCCGTCGGGATTGAGGTTCAATTTTGGTCGAGGATTGAAATAACaggattgcaaaaaaaaatgggagactaaattcatgaattaaattataggaagatcaaatttataattttgtctatcttttatataatataaagaaaAGTGGATGAAAATGAAcataattgatttgattaatatataaatatattaaaatgtgcctgtaattttttttatctttcttgaagaaaaagatatatTAACTTATAAGAGTAATCTATGAGAGACAAAGTGAACGTATaagtaattttatgttttattcttctatgctttcttttaaaaaaaacttcactCAAGATATTCAGGTAATATGACCAAAATATACTGACTAAAACAACATTCTTGTGTTAtattatatacatttttaataaaattattcttatcaTAGGTTATCAGTACCTCACTTGGTTTAGATTTTTATACATGAATTAGGAACAAAAATGTTTAGATatctaatattataatttaaggtAAATTGGAAtacgattattttttattatgtagtCAAGTTGGGTTGAGTGACCGGATTTGAAATTCAAGAGTTCATTATGTAACCCAATTCTAATTTAGTgtactaaaaaaaatccaaccCAATCCGTAGAAATAAAATTGGATTGGGTTGAATTATATGGATTCGTGGATTGAATGCAACGGGCTTACACCCAtacttcagatttcagaacgttatcttttttattgaaaGAATTTCAGAACGTTATTATAAACTTATTTTACCATCAACAAAATATAAAGCATATTAAATACGTTCCACTTGTAATGGCATAGATAGCCTAAATctacaaaaaaatttacatgacTGAatcgagcttttattgagacaGAAGCTATACAGTAGCATTATAATTTTCCCAGGTTTCAATGGTTACATCGTTAATCTCTtgctgaaaaaagaaaaaagcaagaTAGGTCCCTATATTAAGAAAGGGACAGACAGACAGAAATtggattaaaattattatacaaaGTAATTCAACAATAAGTACAGAGATGCAGCTTGCAGGTAATATAGTTAGATGACTATACAGGGCGAAGAAATGATGTCGGGCAATTTTGGGGGGTAAAGTATATAAGATTTTCATAATGAAGACATTCACTTGAGATTGGGATACTCTAATTATACATATGACGATATCAAAACTCAAAAAGTCAAAGAACATTACAGTTAAAGGCGTGCCCTTGGTTCCTTTGTCTCACTTTCTTTGCTCAGGAAAGGATAATCTGTGTATCCTATAACAGGATCCTGGGTGTAAAATGTCTTTCTGTTATACTTGGTAAGAGGTGCATTAAGCTTAAGCCTTAAAACCAAGTCTGGATTGGAGATGAAAAGACGACCATAGGATACCAAGTCAGCATGGCCTTCAGCTAC
This region of Glycine soja cultivar W05 chromosome 17, ASM419377v2, whole genome shotgun sequence genomic DNA includes:
- the LOC114392323 gene encoding auxin-binding protein ABP19a-like; amino-acid sequence: MILIISLIFSLLSFSHASVLDFCVADYAGPIGPAGYSCKKPSKVTADDFAYSGLGIAGNTSNIIKAAVTPAFDAQFAGLNGLGISAARLDLAAGGVIPLHTHPGASELLVVIEGSILAGFISSANIVYLKTLKKGDVMAFPQGLLHFQINAGKSSALAIVSFSSSNPGLQILDFALFKSSFPTPLIVQTTFLDAALVKKLKGVLGGSG
- the LOC114392837 gene encoding 12-oxophytodienoate reductase 3-like; the encoded protein is MADNSITLFSPYKMGKFNLSHRVVLAPMTRCRALNGIPLPAHAQYYTQRSTLGGFLITEGTLISPTSSGFPHVPGIYSDEQVEAWRNVVDAVHAKGSIIFCQLWHVGRASHPVYQPGGAAPISSTSKPISDKWKILMPDGSHGFYPEPHALTTSEISEIVHHYRQAAINAIRAGFDGIEIHGAHGYLIDQFLKDAINDRTDEYGGSLENRCRFLTQVVEAIVSAIGAERVGLRISPAIDFNDGFDSDPLGLGLAVIERLNNLQKQVSTKLAYLHVTQPRFTLLAQTGSVSEKEEAHLMEKWREAYEGTLMCSGAFTRDSGMEAVAQGHADLVSYGRLFISNPDLVLRLKLHAPLTKYNRNTFYTQDPVIGYTDYPFLNGTT